Proteins encoded in a region of the Papio anubis isolate 15944 chromosome 14, Panubis1.0, whole genome shotgun sequence genome:
- the TMEM17 gene encoding transmembrane protein 17, whose protein sequence is MELPDPVRQRLGNFSRAVFTDSNRTGPEYSEGPENEMVSSLALQMSLYFNTYYFPLWWVSSIMMLHMKYSILPDYYKFIVITVIILITLIEAIRLYLGYMGNLQEKVPELAGFWLLSLLLQLPLILFLLFNEGLTNLPLEKAIHIIFTLFLAFQVVAAFLTLRKMVNQLAVRFHLQDFDRLSANRGDMRRMRSCIEEI, encoded by the exons ATGGAGCTGCCGGATCCGGTGCGCCAGCGGCTGGGAAACTTCAGCCGGGCTGTGTTCACTGATTCCAATCGGACCGGTCCGGAGTACAGTGAGGGTCCCG AAAATGAAATGGTCTCCAGTTTGGCATTGCAGATGTCACTTTATTTTAATACCTACTATTTCCCACTGTGGTGGGTAAGCAGCATTATGATGCTTCACATGAAG TATTCAATCTTGCCTGATTACTACAAATTCATTGTGATCACTGTTATCATCCTAATAACCTTAATTGAAGCCATCCGGTTGTATCTGGGCTACATGGGTAACCTACAGGAAAAG GTTCCTGAGCTGGCTGGCTTTTGGCTTTTGAGCCTTCTATTGCAGTTACCTTTAATTCTTTTCTTGCTCTTTAATGAAGGCCTAACAAATCTGCCCTTGGAAAAAGCGATACATATCATCTTCACTCTCTTCCTTGCTTTCCAAGTTGTTGCAGCATTTCTTACCTTAAGGAAAATGGTTAATCAGTTGGCAGTTCGTTTCCACCTCCAAGACTTTGACCGGCTCTCTGCAAACAGAGGAGACATGAGAAGGATGAGGTCATGTATAGAAGAGATCTGA